In the genome of Diaphorobacter sp. HDW4A, the window CCCTCGTCGAATCGACCTTCAAAGGCTAGCAACGCCATGCGGGACTGACGCAGTCGGCGAAGTCCATGCAGCCAACCCAATTCAATTGCACCCAAGGAGATAGCAATTATGGAAAACCACACGCAAGAAAACACGGGCGAATTTGACGTCGAGGACATCGAATTCCTCAGCCACGACGGCAAGCCTTTATTGGCACGTGTCTATGTTCCGCACGGCACAGGGCCGTTTCGATCGATCATCGAAGTTCATGGCGGCGCATGGAGCGACTTCGACCGTTTGCGCGGCAAACACGTGCACGAAGCGCTGGCCCGCAGCGGTATCACTGTCGTCGCCATCGATTTCCGTCAAGCGCAGGAAGGCCGCTACCCGCGCTCGGTTGCCGACGTCAACTACGCGATCCGCTGGACCAAGGCCAATGCCGAAAAGCTCAAGACGACGCCGGACGCTGTCGGCATCTCCGGCAATTCCTCGGGTGGCCATCTGGCGATGCTGGTGGCGATGAAACCGCACGATCCTCGTTTTGCCGCGATTGCGCTGCCGGACGGTGCCACCTTTGACGCCAGCGTGCGCTGCGTCGTCATGCTGTGGCCGGTCATCAATCCGCTTGGCCGCTACAACTATGCCAAGAGTCTGCTGGCAGAGCCGAATCCCCCCGTTTGGTGCGCCAAGATCATCGGCCTGCACGATGGTTACTGGCCCAGCGCGGACGACATGGCCGAGGGCAATCCGATGTTGATACTCGAGCGCGGCGAGCAGGTCCAAACGCCACCGGCGATGTGGATTCAAGCCAAGCACGATGAGGTGCACAACTACATCGATCCTGATTCGCCATTCAAGGGAACCGAACTCGAGCGCTTCGCCCACAACTACCGCAACGCGGGCGGCGCCTTCCATGCCGAGATCATCGATGCACCGCCGATGTTTACGACGGCCCATCCGACCTTGCCGGCGGCGATCGAGGCAGTGGACCGCCTCGTGGAATTTGTGCGTACCAACATCCCGGACCCCCGCGCATAAGCGCTGCGCCAGCGGCCGCAATGGCACCCTGTTGAAACAGTCGGGATAGAAGAACTGGAAGGCAGGGCGCGCTGGCACCGGATCAGCCCGTTCGAGTGCGCACGCGATGAGCGGGCTGTGAAGCCACACACAAACAGCC includes:
- a CDS encoding alpha/beta hydrolase, yielding MENHTQENTGEFDVEDIEFLSHDGKPLLARVYVPHGTGPFRSIIEVHGGAWSDFDRLRGKHVHEALARSGITVVAIDFRQAQEGRYPRSVADVNYAIRWTKANAEKLKTTPDAVGISGNSSGGHLAMLVAMKPHDPRFAAIALPDGATFDASVRCVVMLWPVINPLGRYNYAKSLLAEPNPPVWCAKIIGLHDGYWPSADDMAEGNPMLILERGEQVQTPPAMWIQAKHDEVHNYIDPDSPFKGTELERFAHNYRNAGGAFHAEIIDAPPMFTTAHPTLPAAIEAVDRLVEFVRTNIPDPRA